The proteins below come from a single Egibacteraceae bacterium genomic window:
- a CDS encoding nucleotidyltransferase domain-containing protein, with protein sequence MRALTEVDLPEGLTLERLHAALRAADARFAYLHGSRVQGTQGPRSDLDVAAWFGRPVGAWEVALPASCDLLVLDTAGAELAGRVAHSGVVLLDDDPPSRVAWQADHAKRYLDEAHRRRELVRTVLHRG encoded by the coding sequence GTGCGTGCCCTCACCGAGGTCGACCTGCCCGAGGGGCTGACCCTCGAACGTCTCCACGCTGCGCTACGAGCGGCCGACGCGCGCTTCGCCTACCTGCACGGCAGCAGGGTGCAGGGCACCCAGGGTCCACGATCGGACCTCGACGTGGCCGCGTGGTTCGGCCGCCCGGTCGGCGCCTGGGAGGTGGCGCTCCCCGCGTCCTGCGACCTGCTGGTGCTCGACACCGCCGGAGCCGAGCTGGCCGGCCGCGTCGCCCACTCCGGCGTGGTGCTGCTCGATGACGACCCGCCGAGCCGTGTGGCCTGGCAGGCCGACCATGCCAAGCGTTACCTCGACGAGGCCCACCGACGTCGGGAGCTGGTCCGAACGGTGCTGCACCGTGGTTGA